A region of Dermabacter vaginalis DNA encodes the following proteins:
- a CDS encoding branched-chain amino acid transporter permease yields MQLDIPFWYLASVLLIAFAVTFTLRALPFAILEPLRKSQFVRVMAVWMPAGILVILALATFKSTLAEEPGGLVHLLIASGVTIAVHLFGGRRTLVSVAAGTLAFVLLVNFF; encoded by the coding sequence ATGCAGCTTGACATCCCCTTCTGGTATCTCGCCTCGGTTCTCCTCATCGCCTTCGCCGTGACCTTCACGCTGCGCGCGCTCCCGTTCGCGATTCTCGAACCACTGCGCAAATCGCAATTCGTGCGCGTCATGGCCGTGTGGATGCCCGCGGGCATCCTCGTGATCCTCGCGCTCGCGACCTTTAAGAGCACCCTCGCCGAGGAACCCGGTGGTCTCGTTCACCTGCTGATCGCCTCAGGAGTCACGATTGCCGTGCACCTCTTCGGTGGTCGCCGCACCCTCGTGAGCGTCGCCGCGGGCACCCTCGCCTTCGTGCTGCTCGTGAACTTTTTCTAA
- a CDS encoding AzlC family ABC transporter permease, with translation MSVEAQPGANDRPYSVRHEITQGALLILPAGLGMIPIGIAFGLLVVQSGLPWWMAPALSFFAYAGSLELLLITLITSLTPLVTIAAASFFVNFRHVFYAFNFPLKVVTNPFLKFYAMYSLTDEIFAVTVANPKGWTQPRVISAGAVLQICWVGGGLMGVLLSSFIPFQIRGLSFALCALFITLTLDACRTKQEIPSLLLGAAAFGFALLLLPSQPIFAAMIGFVATLAARYTIAVRLTRPLPAEMESDDAA, from the coding sequence ATGAGCGTTGAGGCGCAGCCTGGCGCAAACGACCGACCCTATAGCGTGCGCCACGAGATCACGCAGGGCGCACTCCTGATTCTCCCCGCAGGGCTCGGAATGATTCCGATCGGCATTGCCTTCGGCCTGCTTGTGGTGCAATCGGGGCTCCCGTGGTGGATGGCACCCGCCCTTTCGTTCTTCGCGTACGCGGGCTCACTCGAGCTTCTGCTCATCACGCTCATCACGTCGCTTACGCCGCTTGTAACGATCGCTGCGGCATCGTTCTTCGTGAACTTCCGCCACGTGTTCTACGCGTTTAATTTCCCGCTCAAGGTCGTCACGAACCCGTTCTTGAAGTTCTACGCGATGTACTCCCTCACCGACGAGATCTTCGCGGTAACGGTTGCCAATCCAAAGGGGTGGACGCAGCCGCGCGTGATCTCGGCAGGGGCCGTACTCCAGATCTGCTGGGTGGGTGGCGGCCTCATGGGGGTACTGCTCTCGAGCTTCATCCCCTTCCAGATCCGCGGCCTGAGTTTCGCGCTGTGCGCCCTGTTCATCACGCTGACCCTCGATGCGTGCCGCACGAAACAGGAGATCCCGTCACTTCTCCTCGGTGCTGCCGCCTTCGGTTTCGCGCTCCTTTTGCTCCCGAGCCAGCCGATCTTCGCCGCGATGATTGGCTTCGTGGCGACCCTCGCCGCGCGCTACACGATCGCCGTGCGCCTCACGAGGCCACTCCCGGCAGAGATGGAGAGCGACGATGCAGCTTGA
- a CDS encoding PIN domain-containing protein, which yields MLRCQGRPVQERELLLRYVGVAPITDAVLSIAEALPQNVRSLDAIHLATALQLGSAVTVASHDRQMLAVAQDLGFTICDPLSS from the coding sequence GTGTTGCGGTGTCAGGGACGGCCAGTACAGGAGCGAGAATTGCTTCTCCGTTATGTCGGCGTCGCGCCGATTACTGACGCAGTGCTCTCGATCGCTGAGGCGTTACCGCAGAATGTTCGTTCGCTTGATGCCATTCATCTTGCGACTGCCCTCCAGTTGGGCAGTGCGGTCACCGTAGCGAGCCACGACCGGCAAATGCTCGCTGTTGCCCAGGATTTGGGCTTCACCATATGCGACCCTTTATCCTCGTAA
- a CDS encoding glycosyltransferase family 2 protein, whose translation MREAPLISFVVPCYNSAEYMRRGIDSILFDGGEVRERIEIILVNDGSTDDTEQIAREYEERHPEIVRVVSQENGGHGAAVMAGVRAAVGTYLKVLDSDDRLDARALTALLDAVASFPPDNRPDVVLTDYVYDNHALKKNRRIGYRRTVPARRTVTWDQVSRPRMGSYFLMHAILYKRSVLLESGLELPRHTFYVDNLYASIPLRHTHTLYYLPVPLYYYFIGREDQSVNEKIMISRLDQQLRVNRIMIDELRVENIASRSLRRYLLHYLTIITSVSLTFAVLAKTPEAKAQGRELLAYLKAHNYPAYRAYRRTPMSIGLSARGPGAHRFIRTTYGVIRKRFGFN comes from the coding sequence ATGCGTGAAGCCCCTCTGATCTCATTCGTTGTGCCGTGTTACAACTCAGCGGAGTACATGCGAAGGGGGATCGACTCGATTCTTTTCGACGGCGGCGAGGTGCGCGAGCGTATCGAGATCATTCTCGTGAACGACGGTTCGACGGACGACACGGAGCAGATTGCCCGCGAGTACGAAGAACGGCACCCAGAGATTGTGCGCGTCGTGAGCCAGGAAAACGGCGGGCACGGCGCGGCGGTCATGGCAGGTGTGCGCGCAGCAGTGGGCACCTACCTCAAGGTTCTCGATTCTGACGATCGCCTCGATGCCCGCGCCCTCACGGCGCTGCTCGATGCCGTCGCATCTTTTCCCCCGGATAACCGCCCCGACGTCGTGCTCACCGACTACGTGTACGACAACCACGCGCTCAAGAAGAACCGCCGTATCGGCTACCGACGCACCGTTCCCGCGCGCCGAACGGTCACGTGGGATCAGGTCTCCCGGCCTCGCATGGGCAGTTACTTCCTCATGCACGCGATCCTCTACAAGCGCAGCGTGCTCCTCGAATCGGGCCTCGAGCTACCCCGCCACACGTTTTACGTCGACAACCTCTACGCGTCGATCCCGCTTCGACACACGCACACGCTCTACTATCTGCCCGTGCCGCTCTACTACTACTTCATTGGTCGCGAGGATCAGAGTGTCAACGAGAAGATCATGATTTCTCGGCTTGACCAGCAGCTTCGCGTCAATAGGATCATGATTGATGAGTTGCGCGTGGAAAACATCGCCTCGCGTTCGCTCCGCCGCTACCTGCTTCACTACCTCACGATCATCACGAGCGTGTCACTCACGTTCGCCGTGCTCGCGAAAACTCCCGAGGCAAAAGCTCAGGGCCGCGAACTTCTCGCCTACCTCAAGGCGCACAACTATCCCGCGTATCGGGCTTATCGACGCACCCCCATGAGCATCGGGCTCAGCGCACGCGGGCCGGGTGCGCACCGGTTTATTCGCACCACCTACGGGGTTATCCGCAAGCGGTTTGGGTTCAATTAG